One stretch of Novosphingobium pentaromativorans US6-1 DNA includes these proteins:
- the recN gene encoding DNA repair protein RecN encodes MLTRLSIRNIVLIEALDLDFAGGLGVLTGETGAGKSILLDALGLVIGNRADSGLVRAGEPKASVTASFEFSALPPAVHAVLEDAEIDVEPGEPLILKRQLKADGGSKAFLNDQPVSVALLREIAPALVEIHGQHDDRGLVNPRGHRELLDRFAGGDVAGVEAAWKDWRKAQDTLDEARARVAKAAEDQDLLVAHLAELDGLAPEEGEEEQLAHARADMQKGEKLSEDLSALQHLWEGSDSALASMRGAARRLDRIAGEHELLAEALAALDRAVIEASEAEEKLERAAEALAFDPAELDRIETRLFDLRAAARKHGCQVDDLPGRMAQMREDLAAIEGGEEQVAGLERAAGKAALAYHQAASALHDLRRAAAKRLDVAVASELAPLKLDAARFQTSVAKLPEERWGPQGMDAVEFLISTNPGADFAPLAKIASGGELSRFILALKVALAEEGGASTVIFDEIDRGVGGAVASAIGDRLARLASDGQLLAVTHSPQVAARGRRHYMIAKSSEGTVTRTSVTLLGDGDRKEEIARMLSGAEVTDEARAQADRLLEGV; translated from the coding sequence ATGCTGACCCGGCTTTCCATCCGCAATATCGTATTGATCGAGGCGCTGGATCTCGATTTCGCCGGAGGGCTTGGCGTCCTCACCGGTGAAACCGGGGCGGGCAAGTCGATTCTGCTCGATGCGCTGGGCCTGGTGATCGGCAACCGAGCCGACAGCGGGCTGGTGAGGGCGGGCGAGCCGAAGGCCAGCGTGACTGCCAGCTTCGAATTTTCAGCACTTCCGCCTGCCGTCCATGCGGTGCTCGAGGATGCCGAGATCGATGTCGAGCCGGGCGAACCGCTGATCCTGAAGCGCCAGCTCAAGGCGGACGGCGGCTCGAAGGCCTTCCTCAACGACCAGCCGGTGAGCGTCGCGCTGCTGCGCGAAATCGCGCCGGCGCTGGTCGAGATTCACGGCCAGCATGACGATCGCGGTCTCGTCAATCCGCGTGGACACCGTGAACTGCTGGATCGCTTTGCAGGCGGAGACGTCGCCGGCGTCGAGGCGGCTTGGAAGGACTGGCGCAAGGCCCAGGATACGCTTGACGAAGCGCGGGCCCGGGTCGCCAAGGCGGCCGAGGACCAGGACCTGCTGGTCGCGCACCTTGCCGAACTCGACGGGCTTGCGCCGGAAGAGGGCGAAGAGGAACAGCTCGCCCACGCCCGCGCCGACATGCAGAAAGGCGAGAAGCTCTCCGAGGACCTCTCGGCACTGCAGCACTTGTGGGAGGGATCCGATTCGGCGCTCGCCAGCATGCGCGGCGCGGCGCGGCGGCTCGACCGCATCGCTGGTGAGCACGAATTGCTGGCCGAGGCTCTGGCGGCGCTGGACCGCGCGGTGATCGAGGCGAGCGAGGCGGAAGAAAAGCTCGAGCGCGCTGCCGAGGCGCTGGCCTTCGATCCGGCCGAGCTGGACCGGATCGAGACGCGCCTGTTCGATCTGCGTGCCGCGGCCCGCAAACACGGTTGCCAGGTCGATGACCTGCCCGGTCGCATGGCGCAAATGCGCGAGGATCTGGCGGCCATCGAGGGCGGCGAGGAGCAGGTTGCGGGGCTTGAAAGGGCAGCGGGCAAGGCCGCGCTTGCCTACCATCAGGCGGCGAGCGCCCTGCACGACCTGCGCCGGGCGGCGGCCAAGCGGCTCGATGTGGCCGTGGCGTCGGAACTGGCCCCGCTCAAGCTCGATGCGGCGCGCTTCCAGACCTCCGTGGCGAAACTGCCCGAGGAGCGCTGGGGGCCGCAGGGCATGGACGCGGTCGAGTTCCTGATCAGCACCAACCCCGGCGCCGATTTCGCGCCGCTCGCCAAGATTGCCTCGGGCGGCGAGCTTTCGCGCTTCATCCTCGCGCTGAAGGTCGCGCTGGCCGAAGAGGGCGGGGCATCGACGGTGATCTTCGACGAGATCGACCGGGGTGTGGGCGGCGCGGTTGCCTCGGCGATCGGCGATCGCCTGGCGCGGCTCGCCAGCGACGGGCAGCTGCTGGCGGTCACGCACAGCCCGCAGGTCGCGGCACGCGGGCGGCGGCACTACATGATCGCCAAGTCCAGCGAAGGCACGGTCACGCGCACCTCTGTCACCCTGCTGGGCGATGGCGACCGCAAGGAAGAGATCGCCCGCATGCTTTCCGGCGCGGAAGTGACGGACGAGGCACGGGCCCAGGCCGACAGGCTGCTCGAAGGCGTCTAA